In a genomic window of Nesterenkonia halotolerans:
- a CDS encoding spermidine synthase, with product MPAREGLGLPRSQRLSFSGSLAELHLDDLTEDGVVLSIGGAEQSHVEVGDPGFLLHDYLIRMAAVLQTCARERLSARGAHQAPQILHLGAGALTLPRWLEHHFPEVEQTVLDIEPELVEFVLEHLPMRTLPHNLIADAAAAIAPGGVLAGRTFDVVVVDLFNSAEAPAQLTSTQFHARAFEQVAPGGLLLMNLGDEPPMDFVRAQVASLLEASAGLGTSNDSALLSAPTDVLEARAEGNLTFAARRSAPLEQTELNAIWAAGPHPGDVLSGEELHQWAQQATRGFPRRTSH from the coding sequence ATGCCGGCGCGGGAGGGGCTGGGGCTCCCACGCAGCCAGCGGCTGTCCTTCTCAGGCAGCCTGGCGGAGCTGCACCTGGATGACCTGACCGAGGACGGCGTCGTGCTGAGCATCGGAGGGGCCGAACAGTCCCATGTCGAGGTCGGCGACCCCGGCTTCCTGCTGCACGACTACCTGATCCGGATGGCAGCGGTGCTGCAGACCTGTGCCCGCGAGCGCCTCTCGGCCCGAGGGGCGCACCAGGCCCCGCAGATCCTGCATCTGGGAGCAGGCGCGCTGACCCTGCCGCGCTGGCTGGAACACCATTTCCCAGAGGTCGAGCAGACGGTGCTCGACATCGAGCCGGAGCTGGTGGAGTTCGTGCTCGAGCACCTGCCGATGCGCACCCTGCCGCACAACCTCATCGCGGACGCCGCCGCGGCGATCGCCCCGGGCGGCGTTCTCGCTGGGCGCACCTTCGACGTCGTCGTGGTCGACCTGTTCAACAGCGCGGAGGCGCCCGCGCAGCTCACCAGCACCCAGTTTCACGCCCGCGCCTTCGAGCAGGTCGCGCCGGGCGGTCTGCTGCTGATGAACCTCGGGGACGAGCCGCCCATGGACTTCGTCCGCGCCCAGGTGGCCTCGCTGCTCGAAGCCTCAGCGGGGCTGGGGACGTCCAACGACTCGGCGCTGCTGAGCGCGCCCACCGATGTGCTCGAGGCCCGCGCAGAGGGGAATCTGACCTTCGCCGCGCGCCGATCGGCTCCGCTGGAGCAGACCGAGCTCAACGCCATCTGGGCCGCAGGCCCGCATCCCGGGGACGTGCTCAGCGGGGAGGAGCTTCACCAGTGGGCTCAACAAGCCACACGTGGGTTCCCCCGTAGGACTTCTCACTGA
- the rsmD gene encoding 16S rRNA (guanine(966)-N(2))-methyltransferase RsmD: MARIIAGTHKGRRLTAVPTDATRPTSDRVKESLFSRLEGYDALEDAVVVDLYAGSGALGFESISRGARSLEAVDKAEAAVKTLRRNAEPFHAPGSEISVHKADALKYLTARTGPAIELLFLDPPYQFGDAELLKVLTAAVGQLHEGATVVIEREKRSGRPSMPEGLEIFSEKSYGGTHVWLVEPTGEAPPR, translated from the coding sequence ATGGCACGCATCATCGCTGGCACGCACAAGGGGCGTCGTCTCACGGCCGTCCCCACCGACGCCACCCGACCCACCAGCGACCGGGTCAAGGAATCGCTGTTCTCCCGGCTTGAGGGCTATGACGCGCTCGAGGATGCCGTCGTCGTCGATCTCTATGCAGGGTCAGGAGCGCTGGGCTTCGAGTCGATCAGCCGCGGCGCGCGCAGCCTGGAGGCGGTGGACAAGGCGGAGGCCGCGGTGAAGACCCTGCGCCGCAACGCCGAGCCCTTTCACGCACCCGGATCGGAGATCAGCGTGCACAAGGCAGATGCGCTGAAATACCTCACCGCTCGCACTGGGCCGGCGATCGAGCTGCTCTTCCTCGATCCGCCCTACCAGTTCGGCGACGCCGAGCTGCTGAAGGTCCTCACCGCGGCAGTGGGCCAGCTGCATGAGGGGGCCACTGTGGTGATCGAACGCGAGAAGCGCAGCGGACGTCCCTCGATGCCCGAGGGGCTGGAGATCTTCAGTGAGAAGTCCTACGGGGGAACCCACGTGTGGCTTGTTGAGCCCACTGGTGAAGCTCCTCCCCGCTGA